One stretch of Schlesneria sp. DSM 10557 DNA includes these proteins:
- a CDS encoding DUF1207 domain-containing protein has product MNGQPLFRRARIRFPIPLGTSVLLLTTLCSSPFGLPTLLAQSPPPLYDPSRQAPLDEATFPERDRDGMDSSVFAENADVPSVPPSVLPSQPATEWSWKFLPQGFLYHTYWASTAEPRLSTRAVSDSGGHNSLDSQIGGRFGIVRFGNPNADEGFQLDLLGGANLRQNTDTDDWDMTGTDYRYDIPLAYRRGRHAWKFGFYHVSSHMGDEFLKFHPSVSRIDYFRNSFYLGYSYYVVPEFRLYGEIDYAVRSDFAEPLHLQVGFDWGPVRPTGVQGAPFLAVNGHLREELDYSGNVSIQAGWAWKGEGRTAGTLRTGLHYYNGGSPQYSFYRENEQQIGCGLWYDF; this is encoded by the coding sequence ATGAATGGGCAACCGCTCTTCAGGCGAGCGCGCATTCGTTTTCCAATTCCGTTGGGTACGAGCGTCCTGCTGCTTACGACCTTGTGCAGCAGTCCGTTCGGCCTGCCGACTCTTCTGGCACAGTCCCCGCCTCCGCTTTACGACCCATCGCGACAGGCCCCTCTTGACGAAGCCACGTTTCCTGAACGAGATCGCGATGGGATGGATTCGTCGGTATTTGCCGAGAATGCGGATGTGCCGTCCGTACCCCCGTCTGTATTGCCATCTCAACCCGCAACGGAATGGAGCTGGAAGTTTCTGCCGCAGGGATTTCTGTACCACACTTACTGGGCCAGTACGGCGGAACCACGGCTCTCCACACGCGCCGTCAGTGACTCAGGAGGCCACAACTCTCTCGACTCACAGATCGGCGGTCGTTTCGGCATTGTGCGATTTGGCAACCCCAATGCAGATGAGGGATTCCAGCTTGATCTTCTCGGAGGAGCGAATCTCAGACAGAACACGGACACGGATGACTGGGACATGACGGGGACCGATTATCGATACGACATTCCATTGGCCTATCGGCGCGGACGTCATGCCTGGAAATTCGGATTCTATCATGTCAGTTCTCACATGGGTGATGAATTCCTGAAGTTTCATCCCTCAGTCTCGCGAATTGACTATTTCCGTAACTCGTTCTATCTCGGCTACTCATACTATGTTGTTCCCGAGTTCCGATTGTATGGAGAAATCGACTACGCCGTGCGGTCCGACTTTGCTGAACCATTGCACCTTCAGGTAGGGTTTGATTGGGGTCCCGTACGTCCGACCGGCGTTCAAGGTGCTCCGTTTCTGGCAGTAAACGGACACCTTCGCGAAGAACTTGATTATAGCGGGAATGTCAGTATCCAGGCGGGATGGGCGTGGAAAGGGGAAGGCCGGACGGCCGGAACCTTACGAACGGGCCTGCATTACTATAACGGCGGCAGCCCTCAGTACTCCTTCTATCGTGAAAACGAACAGCAAATCGGCTGCGGATTATGGTACGATTTCTAG